One Candidatus Nitronauta litoralis genomic window, GGGTTCTTCTAAAAGTGAACCGTTTATGTAGACCCGGTGGTTTTTAATTTCTATGGTTTCCCCTGGTAAACCAATCAGGCGTTTCACATACACTTGTGATTCGTCTTTTGGATAATCAAAGAGGATGAGGTCTCCGCGACTGGGTTCTTCAAAACGATAGACCCATTTATTGGCTGCAATCACATCTCCAATGAGGAGTGCGGGTTGCATGGAGCCTGCTGGAATTTTGTAAAACTGATAACCAAAATTCCGGAAAAGCAAAAGGGCAGTGAATACGAGAAGGAGGGAGGCGAAAAACTTTTTCATTTGTTCCGGGGAGAAAAAACCTTGTAAAAGGCGATCTTACCGGAGTTTGTTTGGAAATCCAATGAAAATTTTAGGTTTCCTAAAGTAATAGAAATTGAAATGAACTAGCTCTCTACCCAGTTAAATTATGTCACCCTGAATTGAAGAGCGGTATGGAGGTTTACCTTGTTGGAGTGTAGGCGTTCTGGCTAAAAAGCGCTGCCGGTTTTTCCTTCGACTGGACTCAGGACAGGCTCCTGGCTCAGGGTGACAGTGAAAAGGCCAAATTCCTTTTTTAGGTGCATGGCCTCTTTGACTTTGTTGATTATAAATGAACTACAGCCCCACCAGTTTCTGGAAAAATCCTTTGACCGTTTCCTTGACAGGTTTGCCGTCAATCTCGGCGAGTTCGTGGAGCAGTTCTTTCTGCCGCTTGTTGAGTTTCTTGGGTGTTTCCACAACAAACTGGATGATCTGGTTTCCCCTACCATGACCACGTAAATTTGGAATGCCTCCACCGCGTATGGTGTGGCGATCCCCGGTCTGGGTCCCGGAGGGAACGGAAATGACTCTGGTTTCTCCATCCAGTTGCGGAACTTCTATTTCCGTACCAAGGGCGGCTTGAGAAAAGGAGATGAGGAGTCGACTGTAGATATCGTTTTCTTCGCGATGGAAAAAATCATGTTGTTTTACATGAACGATGACATAGAGGTCGCCGGGAGGAAGTCCTGCCTGTGCTCCCCCTTCACCGCGTAGCCGCAGGCGCGAGCCGTCATCGACACCGCCAGGTATATTGACCTGGATGTTTTTTGTTTCGAGTTGCAGTCCTTCACCACGGCAGTCCGGACAGGGATACCGTAAAATCTGGCCCTGGCCTTCACATTGCGGGCAGGGGGTCGCCAGGTTGAAAAACCCCTGGGTGCGGACAACCTGACCTGTCCCTCCACACATGGAACAGCGCTCGGGTGTGGTGCCAGGTTTGGAACAAGACCCTTTGCAGGTTTTACAGGTGACTGGTTTTTTAACTTCGACTTCCTTTTCAACACCGAATGCAGCCTCTTCAAAGGTTACCTGGACATCGGCGCGTAAATCAGCTCCGGTGCGGGCGCGTCCACCACCTCCACCAAAAAAGTCTCCGAAGATATCCCCAAAGGAAGAGAAGATATCTTCCATTCCACTAAAGGAGGGTCCGCGGCCTTTGAGACCTTCGTGCCCGTACTGATCGTATATTTGTCGTTTCTGGGAGTCCTGGAGAACCTCGTAAGCTTCCGCAGCTTCCTTAAAGTTCTCCTCTGCTTCCTTATCTCCGGGGTTTTTATCCGGATGGAATTGCATGGCCAACTTGCGGTAGGCCTTTTTCAATTCATCATCGGATGCGGTTCGGGATACGCCTAAAACTTCGTAATAATCGCGCTGGGACATGAACGCCTCAGTTGGAGGATTTGAGTTTTGCCACTTTCACTTTCGCTGGCTTGATGAGTTTGTCTTTGTAAAAATACCCTGGCTCAAGCGCCGCGAGTACCATACCATCTTGTGCAGGATCGTCAACTTCTTCGGTCATGAAAGCTTCATGTTGAGAGGGATCGAACGGAACATTGGCCGGAGTCAGTGTTTTTACACCTTCGGTTTCGAATTCGTTCTTCATTTGTTTGAAGATCATCCCGACACCCTGTTTGAAGCTTTCAAGGTCACCTGTTGAATCGGCAGATTCCAGGGCGCGATTGAAATTGTCGAGAATGGGGACAAGCTTTTTAAAGAAGAGGGCACGCGCCTGATCCAGGCGGGTGTCGTTTTCCCGCTGCAACCGCTGACGAAACTCATCGGTCTCGGCAGTTTTCTGTTTGTAAGCCTGAATATATTCTTTGAGTTGGCGATCCTTTTCCTCTGCCTCTTTTTTTAACTGTTCAACATAAGATGGGAGGCGTTCCTCTGGCTCAGGTAGATTCTCTAAAACCTCGTCATCTTCATGCACCCAGTGGCGGCGATCATTTACTGTGAATTGTGATTCTTCATTATTGGCAGGTTTGGTATCTTTGTCAGTCATAAGTCCATAAAAGGAAAAACCCGGGCACCGGGAGGAGGGAGGACCTCCCGGCGCTTCGGGATGTTGGTGCACAGTTGGGGAGGGAGAAGGCAACTCCCACCCGTGGTCGACCTTGAGGTCGAATTACATCACAGAGTGAATCTTACTTCTTATTACTGATGTCCTCGAACTCTGCATCGACAACATCGTCCTGTTCGCCCTTGGCATCATCGGTGCTGCCTTCCGGGCCGCCGTTTTCACCAGGAGGCGTTTCTCCACCTTCCGGATTTTCCGCCTGCTGGCTGTACATCTTTTGTGCCAGTTCATGAGAAATTGCGGTGAGCGCTTCAATCTGGGCTTTGATCGCATCCGCATCCTCACTTTGGACGTGCTTACGGGCTTCTTCAAGAGCCTCTTCGGCTTTCTTGAATTCTTCTTCGCTGATTTTTTCCTTGTTCTCCTTCACCGTCTTGTCGGTGTTGTAGATCAGGGAATCAAGCTGGTTGCGGGCATCAATCGCCTCGCGACGTTTCTTATCTTCCTCTGCATTGGCTTCAGCGTCTTTCACCATTTGTTCGATATCATT contains:
- the lepB gene encoding signal peptidase I, producing MKKFFASLLLVFTALLLFRNFGYQFYKIPAGSMQPALLIGDVIAANKWVYRFEEPSRGDLILFDYPKDESQVYVKRLIGLPGETIEIKNHRVYINGSLLEEPYARGQEKIKRKATEDKRDPFGPVTIPQASYFVLGDNRLESEDSRHFGFVRREKVFAKADRIVGSTDGNGNKRTERIWKAFPEMTFIKQ
- the dnaJ gene encoding molecular chaperone DnaJ; translated protein: MSQRDYYEVLGVSRTASDDELKKAYRKLAMQFHPDKNPGDKEAEENFKEAAEAYEVLQDSQKRQIYDQYGHEGLKGRGPSFSGMEDIFSSFGDIFGDFFGGGGGRARTGADLRADVQVTFEEAAFGVEKEVEVKKPVTCKTCKGSCSKPGTTPERCSMCGGTGQVVRTQGFFNLATPCPQCEGQGQILRYPCPDCRGEGLQLETKNIQVNIPGGVDDGSRLRLRGEGGAQAGLPPGDLYVIVHVKQHDFFHREENDIYSRLLISFSQAALGTEIEVPQLDGETRVISVPSGTQTGDRHTIRGGGIPNLRGHGRGNQIIQFVVETPKKLNKRQKELLHELAEIDGKPVKETVKGFFQKLVGL
- a CDS encoding nucleotide exchange factor GrpE; this translates as MTDKDTKPANNEESQFTVNDRRHWVHEDDEVLENLPEPEERLPSYVEQLKKEAEEKDRQLKEYIQAYKQKTAETDEFRQRLQRENDTRLDQARALFFKKLVPILDNFNRALESADSTGDLESFKQGVGMIFKQMKNEFETEGVKTLTPANVPFDPSQHEAFMTEEVDDPAQDGMVLAALEPGYFYKDKLIKPAKVKVAKLKSSN